A segment of the Macrotis lagotis isolate mMagLag1 chromosome 8, bilby.v1.9.chrom.fasta, whole genome shotgun sequence genome:
atctatctttaaaattcattacatgcaaatcaaaattgaaaaaaaaaaatctgtcctgtTTTCTGACTTGGTCACTAACCTTCATCACCTTGGTCATCCTAGAAGGGTTTAACCATGGTAATTCATACTGTGACCCCAAATCAAAATAACAGGATAAGATTTTCAGGATTTGTATTCTTCACAAAATCTTTGTGGAAATCTGGTTTATGTTACTTAAAGTCaatcaaattctttttcaaaacTAGACCACATGGAGTTCAGAAAACCATCATTTGAAACCTCAGGAAGTGAGAGGGCACACtgataaagaatatgatgaaATTAAACAGGAAATGAATGACTGGCTCACACTAAAAATTCTATCTCCTTATGGTCAAAGGTTTAGGAAAATCTAAgcttttgatatatatatatatatatatatatatatatatatatatatatatatatatacacacacatatatatatatttatatatttataaatacattggAATTTACacttttcctaaaaaaaatccaatttagcTCTGATGCAATAGGTAGGTGTTCCTCATTGagtttttttctcctctgatcATTCCCTAAATATTGTTCCTTTTCTAGATAGATACTACCTAAAGGAAATGAGGAGAGGCAATCCATAACCTTGGAAACTGTGTTGCATTGGAACTTAGTGGATCTGGATTTAAATCCCCTCTCTACCATCCCTTGTGTGTCCTTCTTCAGTTCAGTTTACTTCTTTGGCCTTCCTTTGTTTCAGCTGCACAGGAAGGGGCTGGACTACATGGCTTCAAAGATGCCCTTCTTGCCATTTAGGATCTTCTGATTTCAAGGTCTTTATTGTTTCTTCAGTGGCCTCTAGATACACAGATCTGAACTTTTATGAACTCCAATTCCAATCAATGACTTCAAAGCAAGTTGGTAGTTGCAATGTGTCCATAACCAGTATTTCCTCCTTACTGCCCAATTACTTTCCCTTTGGGGCTGAAGTTTCATTgcctgaggaggaaaaaaaaaaaagaaaagtaacagcTTTCACTTTACCTATACCAAACCATTACATATTCCAAGAAATCCTTCCCATTAAAATGGGATTGTTCTATTCATCTGATATTATTTGAATTAGAAAACTCCAGGGGAGCCCCCATAAACTAGAATGGGAGGCTCCCAGACATGTGATTAGTCAATCAGCTGGCTCTCTTCTTAAGCAAGAACCCAATATCCCTCTaagtctttttctttcatctccagAGTAAAACTGATTAGGCTATAGGCTTTGTGTGAGTGAGATTTTGTCAGGCCCTCCCAACACTTAGATTGGGGTGATCAAGACTGCTAGAGTTTCAGGTTGGCTCTAATACAGAGAGATCTTGAAGGAACCTATGAGGTCATCTGGGGTCAATAGacctcttcctcattttacaacagGAACTTGGGCTcaagagaagggaagtgacttgtccaaaatcacaagTATGAAATGTCTTTCCTATACTTAAGGATTGTCAAGTTAGTAGGAACCTTATTCTTGAAGACTCGATTTCTAAACAGAAAAGCTCAAGTATTTTTGACCATGAATATTTAGAAGTTTTGATGGGGTAAAAGTCcctgtaatttaattttttttacatttgtccatTAACTTCAGAAAATGAACAAGATTTGTTTAAATTTGTAGAGAGCTTtcaaatttgcaaagcactttacatctaTTCTATTATTCAATCCTCATAACTACTCTGTAGGTGGAGGAAACTGGGGAACTGAGATGTTGTGAAACATTAAGTTACTTGTCTATCCTCATACAGTTAAGTGTCTAACACTGGAACCCAAGGTTCCTGATTCTGTGTGCTATCTAGCCTAACATGATCTATTTCAAATGGACacatttggacttttctttttctttttctctaggcAAAATTAGCCCCAAAGGGAAAATAAttgggggggagagaagacatatcatttattcattatattgTCAGATATGCCCCATGGCCTCATTTGTCCTCTAACTCTCCTTTGGTCCCTTTTAAGAAACACTCCACTTGGTAGCAACATGATTAAAGGATGGAGGGGGTATCTCTGttcaatgatttcttttatttttttctaattattacgCATTTATTTGGCAGGCAAATCAAGTAACAAATGTTAAGAGGGTTCTACACATACATTATATAAAATGGATAGTTAAAACATAAAGTAAGAAAATTGGTGCCACAGAGAAAGGCCAGTGCCCTTCCTGCAAACTGTTGGCTCACAAGGGCCCCATGGAAACAGTCTTCACTCACAGGTGCTTCTTGGGGATATCAGCTATTGCTCAGTTGGAACCATTTTCAATGAGAATTAGATTAAGTCAGAAGATGAGAGTTCCACAGTCAATACCTTGTACTGTGTGAGCCTGAAAGTCTCTTACCCACTAtaggtctcaatttccccacCTTTAAAATGAAGTGGTTTGACTAGAGGTCTAAGGTCCTCTCCAACTCTTATAACCCatgattttaattaaaattagaaatataacaTGTGATTACttcagaaaactaaaaaaaatttcacttagAAGTTGTTTGGAAAGTAccaacctggggcagctaggtggtacagtggatagagcactggccctggagccaggaatacctgagttcaaatctggcctcagacacttaataattacctagctgtgtggacttgggaaagctacttaaccccattgccttgccaaaaaaaaaaaagtaccaagccaccaagagagagagagagagagagagagagagagagagagagcttacCTTTAGGAATGAACTTCAGAGAACTACTGAATATTCAGAAGCGAGACTGGCCCTTCTTTGGTCCATCATTGATAAACTCATGACCCAGGCCATTGCCACACTTGCCACAAGACACCTGTAAGTTAATCAAAGGAAAGAATATGAGATTCCAAAAGGACATTCTAAAGGTTGATTATGTAAATACATACAATTCTTGCTTTAATTCCCAACCAAGAATTAtggtgtttttcttttacttctattCTCAAAGCTAATTATTGCTCTACTTTGACTCCTGGTTGTTCTGCAGAGTCCATAATTCACAATGAATACAAGAACTAAAATGCAAAGAATAATAATGGACCTTAGAGAAGAGCTGACAAAACACACCTCCTTCTCTTTGCTGAACAAATGTGGGGCTATGAATATGGACTATCAAATAACTCAGACTACATTGATGAAGCTgatctatttttccccctttcccctggTACAAAGAATGGCTTAGTTGGGAAGGGGTATTCAGGAatgaatatgatataaaaataaaaggtatcaATTTCATAAAAGTACTTTATAGGATTGTTTcaaatagtaagaaaaaaatcatttcacatCTGAATTTTATAAGTTTTACATTTCAGACTGTTCACAAATAATCTTATGTTATATCCAGATTCTCAGGCAAAGAATTCCTAATGCCTAAGAAAGCACAAttactgaatttattaattatctgaatATTCTTCCCTTACCTTTAAGGCTTCTGGCCGACCAAACTCTGGATGCTTGGACACACTGTTAGCATGTATTGTCTCAGTGAAGGCTGGCCATGGAGAGGAATGTTCATACTTTGAGCGACTGGAAAAGAGCTCATAGCTACACTTGGCACAAACGTAGATACCTAATTGAATAAAACACAGAAACTGTCAGTTTCCTAACTTTATACTTAGAAAATTCCCTTTCTCATTTGTTATAAAAGTAATCTGCATCCCCTCCATGATCAAATATTATTCAGAATCCTTTGACTAGAAATAAAcctgaaggagaaagggagaatgaTTTCACTTTAACATTCATGTCCAAAATGGTGTATCAGCAATAGTCAACCAGTCTACACTGGTTCTCAAATCATAAGttcaaaaatttagaattggaaaaatccTAGAAACCATGAAGCCCAATGgccttcatcttacagataaggaaatgtatacagagagaggttaaataacttgcccaggattacatagtAGTAAGTtcacaggtgggatttgaacccaaatctttctgactcttaaaTTGAGCACTTCATCCACTGGGAATAaaacaacagagagagagaataggaatgaTTAAAACTAAAAAGGTATTCAAGAGCACTAGAGCTACAGCAACTGACCCAAAAGGGCCCTTCAAtatctctgagagagagagagagagagagagagagagagagagagagagagagagagagagagagatggtagaAGAGGTACATATAAATTACTGTCAAATTAACCCTGTGCCATCAAGATTAGGCATCTgtcaatttccagtttttcattAAGATAGAATGGAAGACCTTATACAGCCCTGTAGAGTTTTGTTACTGTTAGTGTTATTATACTTATGCATTATGAAATACAACATCAGAAGAGAATTATTCTTGTTCACAGAGTCTAATTTAGAATTCCTAATCTGTGGTTGGTGTGccatccactggagaaggaaaatagtTCAACTTAACTACAACGGTTTCTAATCAGAGAACTCGAATCATCCTGGtttcttctgttttgttcttACTCTCTAGATTCCAGCTTTTACCTTTCACTTTCTAAATTTTCTGTACCTTCTACCTTTTCCAGGAGACACTGACATGAACTGAATTCCACTAACATTACTATATAATAGTAGCTCACTGACAATATTTATGATCTGACTTTTTCCTCACAGCTTTTCAAAGGAGGCAGAACAGTACTTCTCATCTGAGTTTGACACAGGAAGatactgaggcttagagagattcAGTGATTGAgcctgaagtcacacagctagtttctgAGCAAAGATCAAGTCATAACTTCTTCACTCTTCCAGATTGATTCCCTCTAAAGCTGGGAAATTTGCCATTGTCTCATCCTTTGTTCAGTAGACACAAGTTAAAGGATTAACTTTAAGAGTATGTTAAAGGATGCCAGGAAggcaaacagaaaagaaagaaagatgaatttaaatTGACTGCCAAATGAAAAGAAGTAAACCATCAAAATGTCTATACTCCACATATAAAAATGagcaacaaaataaaaacttaaagtgaaactttgtcttttttattaccAAATTAAATGCTAGGCAACCTAAGCTTAAAATTCCAGCTAGAAAGATGGTTGGAAGGTATCACCCTATCTGCCTTTTGTAGGATACCTGGTAGTCCAAATCCAACTCAGCTGATTCAAGATATGCTAGGTGGATCCtcaagaggaggaaagaggaacaCTTCTCAGGGATGGATGCTAAAATCACTTATGCTAATTCATTCCACACAGCTCCCTTAGCTATTGGGTTTCAGTTCCAGATTTCAGTGTTACCATCACAGCAGCTCGTAGAAGCATTAAATATCTAGCTCTCTGACCCTCCATGTAAAGTACTACTTTAGTCCAAACATCATGAATTCCTAAGTAGAAGGAACCTTAAAGCttatctagtccaaacccctcatttcacaaataaaactaTGAGTGCCTTGTCCAAGGATTACACAGGTACTAAGCAGTAAAGTGAAAAAGGTAGGATTTAAGTTCTGGTGCTTTGACTCCAAAGACAGAACCCCTTCCACTGTACTATCCtggaatttagaatttaaaaggtATTTACTAAGAATAAACGAGTATTTATTTAATGATGTCTATGTTCTAAGCACAGTGGTTAGGTAAAGTTGGAGACACAAAAGAAGAGCAAAGTCAGTCTcttaccctcaaagagtttactttATAAGAGACACAACACACCTGGAAAAGAATAGTGGTGAGAGAGGGCACTCTGAACCAGAAAGTTACTGGGATGGTTAAGACCATAGGGAAGTAGCCTTGCATCTCCAACTACCTTTTAGACATCTCCATTTGGATgtcctttgtaaatcttaaattcaacatattcagAACTGAACTTATTATTTTTCTACCAAAACCTACCCCTCTGCAGACTAACAAGGTGTTAAGGGATGAAGGGTCTACTGGGAGGTACAACTGAAATCCCAAAGGTTCACCTCTTTGTAATGTCATCAAGTTAATTATGGAACTCTCCCGTCAAATCACATACCTGTGGATCCTACTGTCACCTGCCCACTACAGTCAAACCAAGGTTAAGTGCCTTCTCCCTTGAGAAACTGCCCCTTGACATTTCCATCTTTGTGTCTTTTCTAAAACCCTTACTTGCATCTTTTACTTTCTGAACTCCTATTCATCCTTCAAAACCCAGCTCAAACATTAATCCTCcataaaatctttcctgatcctgTTGATCAGAAACAAACTATCTTTTCTTTGACCTCTCAGAGCATTTTGCAATACTCACCTCCCAGGACTGCTGTGTAAGCATATTATTGTGgaacaaatgtcaattattacACAACTATGTCTTCCCCATagatatttcttcatttaattatatatttacatatgttgtATCCTGACAATAAAAAATAACTTCCCCAGCCCCagaaaagagattagaaaatGTGCCTCCTCAAGGGAGGAGCCTACAAAGATGTGCGATGCTGTAGCCCTATCAGAATAGCTGGTATGTTGATAAGATTTGTTCCAAgtgcttttaaaattctttgtgacATGAGATGGCCAGTTGGAGAGAGAAGGAATATAACTGGGAattaaaaggatataaaaataaaaagagtcattttttcttaaaagaatgtgagctccttgaggccagggatTTCAGTTTTTGTCTCTATAAGGCCAGTAATAAGCCTCTAGGCTTTCTTAAGTACCTTCTCTAGAAGGTCCTTAGTGCTTATCAAGATTAAACTCCCAAATTAAAtaactgtgtgagcttgggcaaattCTTAAGCTGAGGTGCCATTTTATAATCTGTGACATGTTGATTTTATactacctatctcacagggttttgaagaaaatgtttttaaactttaatgcactggggcggctaggtggtatagtggataaagcactggccttggagtctggagtacctgggttcaaatccagtctcagacacttaataattacctagctgtgtggcccttgggcaagctacttaaccccatttgccttgcaaaaaaaacagaaaaaaaaaactttaaagcactaaatgaattgttattattatggtCAATTCTACATAGAATGTATAGTACTGAATATTTGTGTTATAACAAAGTTACATAGATACCAAGTCATTACAGTCTATCCTATTTAGTCCTATACAACAGCTGCAGTGTAGGACAGACCATAATAATAAACaaatctttggggggggggggaagggaaagtaaTATCATCTAGAAACTACTATAAATGCTTGTTTTGAATATTCTAGGTGCTTAACAATGGCAGTTTAATGATCTAATGCTTTCCAATGCtctcataaaatcacagatccagaccaaaaaataaaaaaaaataaaatcctctgaGATAGATACTATAGATATAATCATCTCCACTttacaaagatagaaagagattagaggtcaagtgacttgaccataaATATCAATGGCTAAATTTCTTCAGAGGTCTTTCTGACCTTAAATCTAGCCTTCTGCCAACCACacatgaagaaaccaagaccccATGAACTAAATCCCATATGTTCAGGTATTCCCAGAACCATTTATCCAAATGAACTTATTACAGTTTAATAATGCTAGGTCTTTAAACACACAAGGAAACCACAGCCTTGGCTAACTAATTTCCCTTCTctgagctttaatttcctcatctataaaacaaagaaaagttggACTAAATAACTTCTAAGCCCCAAACATTTTGAGAGTCTGTCATTATATGATTTGATCCCACAAAGGGGAGGAGAGCAAGAATATTCAGCCAAAGTTGCCTTCTTCTAAACTTTGACTAGCTGAAACCTCTAGTCTTGGACATGGTAAACTTGCTGAATTCAAGTGAATGGGATAAGTTTCCCCCTTGTCTAAAGATATACTGAGGGGTACAAACAAAACTTGACCTCACCAAAAGGAATAACACCCAAGTGCAAAGAAATAGCTCACAAAGCTCACCAGATATCCATCATGTAAGAGGGATAATTTGGTAATAGATATTATAAAACTGTCTTTAAAATATAACAGATTTCACAGGATCTCTTTATAGTAAAACTCTTACTAAATATCAATACCTCctgaataagaaaaaatgtaaatgtgaaataaaaatgtaaatggacctgggtttaaataccAGATCTGTTACTTACTctcttgtgtgatcttgagttCCCTAATTTCTTAGAGccattttccccatttgtaaaaaagTCATTGGAAAGGGCAACACAATATAGAGCACCCAGAtagaggacccaaattcaaatcctgcctccaaacacttattgactgtgtgaccctgggcaagtcacttaactactgaTGGGGGGGGCAAGGGAGGAAAGGATGGGGAGAGGATAGATGTCAGATAGATGAAGGCCTATAAGATTCTATACCCATTCTAAGTTTATGATCCTCTGGCCTGAGATCCttttcaaatctaaatctataaaaccaggtaaaaagaaatgaaggaagagttaagaaagtgaatCAAGAGGCAAAGTTCATTCCAGCTTCCAGAAGCCCTGTTTCACATAAGAAAAACCACAACCAGTTATATAAATAGCAGTCAAGAGGGAAAGAACAGCAAAATTAGGACAGATTGTACTTGGCAAAGAGCTTCAACTGGAAGGTCCAgaactttttattttcatcacATCACCGAAGGGCAAAGAACACTCCAAGGGGctgagaaggagggagaaggaggtggaagatagaaagagagggagagagggagagaaggagagaaagaagaagagggtaggagtggaagagagagagtgtgggaagggaagggaaaagagagagagaacactggAGCCCACAAGCACAGAGAGCAAACACTAAGAGCATTCAAGGTTTCATTCAAGACTTCTCTctgtgattatctccaatttccCCCCCATGATAAAGCTTATTTGTACACaattgtttgcatgctgtctcctccTCGAGTTCCTTGACAGCAGGGACTAgttctgcctttctttgaatgCCCAGGACTTCTCACCCTGCCCAGCAccataataagtatttaatgCATTCTACTGATTTGATTTGAGACTGACTAAAGCCTGGCAAGGGGCTTTAGTGAAGGCCGACCAGGTTGccttttgctgttgttcagtggTTTCAATCAAGTTCCACTCTTAGTGAACACTCAcctcttggcaaaggtactggagggTTGTGCCATTTCCcccctagctcattttacagatgaagaaattgaggtaaacagggttgagtgactttcccagagtcatagaACTACCAAatgactgaggccaaatttgaactgggGAATATgttttccagactccagggccagcactcttcactgtggcacctagctgccctgaatgagcattttcttaaatttttcaagaGACCAGTGCTTAAGATATCAGGAAAGCAAACTCAAAAGTCATGGGTGGTGAGAAGTAAAATTTTTCCCAGAATCTTTATAAGTACTCAACTCCAGCCTACAAAGTGTCAGTCTTTCTCTATAACATAACCCTGAAACCCTCTAACACTTCTAAAGTTCCCCATTAGAAATGAAGCTTctatatcagtcatcaaaactgtctggtattggctaagaaatagagtggtggaccagtggaatagactaggagcaacaacaggaaatgattatagtaatctgctgtttgataaacccagagtccagctattgggataaaaattctctttgataaaaattgctgggaaaattggaagttagtatggaagaaacttagattagaccaacacctcacaccctttaccaagataagatccaaatgattacaggattcagacataaaaaaacaatattataagcaaattagaagatcaaggtctAGTTTACcggtcagatctatggaaaggggagcagtttatgactaaggaagagttggagaacatcaccaaaaacaaactagatgatttcgattacattaaattaaaaaggttttgcacagataaaaccactgtaaccaaggtcaaaagaaatgtagtaaactgggaacaatctttacaactaatgattctgacaaaggactcatttctaaaatatacagagaactgagtcatatttttaaaaaaagccattccccaattgacaaatggtcaaaggatatgcaaaggcaatttacatatgaagagatcaaagcaatccagtcatatgaaaaaaaattgctctacatcattaattattagagaaatgcaaattaaagcttctctgaggtaccacctcacacctctcagattggccaatatgaccagaaaggataatgatcattgttggaagggatgtgggaaatctggaacactattacactgttggtggagctgtgaactcatccaacctttctggagagaagtttggaactacgcccatagggcaacaaaaatgtgcataacctttgatccagcaataccactactgggtctatatcctgaagagatgatgaaaaaaggtaaaaacatcacttgtacaaaaatattcatagcagccctgtttgtggtggcaaagaattggaaatcaagtaaatgtcctacaattagggaatggcttagcaaactgtggtttatgtatgtcatggaacactattgttctatcagaaaccaagagggataggaattcagggaagcctggagggatttgcataaactgatgctgagtgagatgagcagaaccagaaaaatactgtacaccctaacagcaacatgggggtgatgttcaaccttgatggacttgctcgttccatcagtgcaacaatcagtcacAATACTggtgtatctgcaatggagaatatcatctatatccagagaaaaagccatggagtttgaactaagttcaaggactattccctttaatttagaaaaaataaaagatatcttattgtctgatcttgttatctcttatactttttgtttcttccttaaggatatgatttctctctcatcacattcaatttggatcaatgtacaacattggaaacaaaataaagattgaacagattgctttctgtggggggggagtaagattgggagaaaaattgtaaaactcaaataaaatatttaataacaataataataataataataataaagaaatgaagcttccaggtggcgcagtggatagagcaccggcccttgagtcaagaggccctgagttcaaatccagcctcagacacttaataattacctagctgtgtggccttgggcaagtcatttaaccccattaacCCAACTTCAAACAAAAACTTAGGTTCTcggttaaaaaaaatttctttttttaaaaggagctATTATTACTAGACAGTTTTTATCTATGTTTTAAAACTGAATCCTGGTTGCaaagattaaat
Coding sequences within it:
- the MSRB1 gene encoding methionine-R-sulfoxide reductase B1, which translates into the protein MSFCSFRGEVFQNHFEPGIYVCAKCSYELFSSRSKYEHSSPWPAFTETIHANSVSKHPEFGRPEALKVSCGKCGNGLGHEFINDGPKKGQSRFUIFSSSLKFIPKGNETSAPKGK